Proteins from a single region of Engystomops pustulosus chromosome 5, aEngPut4.maternal, whole genome shotgun sequence:
- the LOC140133828 gene encoding diamine oxidase [copper-containing]-like, translated as MDLKPVLQFLVLMSMVGATHSSSLSKGRYMASVFSDLTPEEMTSVRNFLMDQEQLRLVPIRSHFGKNSLFMMELNLPKKRHVLNFLDNLGPKPLREAKVVIFFGDQAQPNITEYIVGPLPHPYYYKPVTSKSNKPIRYESRPMTFLEYERIYRRLLELTQDFNHILLETSGFSFYNCSSRCLTFTDIAPRGLKSGERRSWLVLQKYLDGFFLHPIGMEILLNHRSVNPSEWSIDKIWYNGQYFDGVKELVQKYEKNQLTKLRLSNDTNDPYSTFEPRGEFKTKTDIPGPKLCAPQGKRYHILGNYVEYSGWSFAYRVRPSAGLQIFDIRYNNERIAYEVSIQEAIAFYSGVSPAGMQTKYIDSGWGMGTVHYELAKGIDCPEVATYQDLYNYYDTDKPVRYKNALCIFEQPTGLPLRRHFDSTYDGGYKFYAGVENQVLVVRTTSTVYNYDYIWDFIFYQNGVIEVKVSATGYIHATFFTPDGLHTGSRVHSNVLGNLHTHLVNYKVDLDIAGRENIFETIDLNYENITNPWSPDHFIVQSRMDRVLRSSERQAAFRFGSPAPRYLMFQNPNKKNKWGHERSYRIQYNSHGHSVLPRMWAEEKGVSWSRYSLAVTRHRESEQTSSSMYIQNDPWDPTVYFENFIRNNEDIVNKDLVAWVTVGFLHIPHAEDIPNTSTPGNAVGFFLRPFNFFDEDPSVASRSTVIVRPVDKTFTRVNIQRWSPEVVGQCVTDKPFSYNGTYFSD; from the exons ATGGACCTCAAACCTGTCCTACAGTTTCTGGTCTTAATGTCTATGGTTGGAGCCACTCACTCAAGTTCGCTTTCTAAGGGTCGTTATATGGCGTCTGTCTTCTCGGACCTGACCCCGGAGGAGATGACATCAGTTCGGAATTTCCTCATGGACCAGGAGCAGCTCCGTTTAGTCCCCATTAGAAGTCACTTTGGCAAAAACTCCCTCTTCATGATGGAGCTCAACTTGCCCAAGAAGCGCCACGTCCTGAACTTTTTGGATAACCTTGGACCCAAACCTCTACGAGAGGCCAAGGTGGTCATCTTCTTCGGAGACCAGGCACAACCTAACATCACTGAATACATTGTCGGCCCCCTCCCTCACCCGTATTATTACAAACCAGTGACCTCGAAAAGCAACAAGCCAATCAGATACGAGTCCCGACCCATGACTTTCCTGGAGTATGAGAGGATTTACAGACGTCTTTTAGAGCTGACCCAAGATTTTAACCACATCTTGTTGGAGACTTCCGGCTTCTCCTTCTATAACTGCTCCTCACGTTGTCTCACCTTCACTGACATTGCCCCCCGGGGCCTAAAATCTGGAGAGCGTCGCTCATGGCTGGTGCTTCAGAAGTATCTAGATGGGTTCTTCCTCCACCCTATTGGAATGGAAATCTTACTGAATCATCGATCAGTAAACCCAAGTGAGTGGAGCATTGACAAGATCTGGTACAATGGTCAATACTTCGATGGTGTCAAGGAGCTGGTCCAAAAGTATGAGAAGAATCAACTGACCAAGCTACGGCTATCTAACGACACCAATGATCCGTATTCGACCTTCGAGCCCCGTGGAGAATTTAAGACCAAAACAGATATTCCTGGACCAAAACTATGTGCACCCCAAGGGAAACGTTACCACATTCTGGGTAACTACGTGGAGTATTCTGGTTGGAGCTTTGCTTACCGAGTCCGTCCATCTGCTGGTCTCCAGATCTTTGATATCCGGTATAATAACGAGAGGATAGCCTATGAGGTGAGCATCCAGGAGGCCATCGCCTTCTACAGTGGGGTCTCACCGGCCGGAATGCAGACAAAGTACATCGACTCCGGGTGGGGGATGGGAACTGTACATTACGAATTGGCAAAAGGAATCGACTGTCCCGAAGTGGCGACCTACCAGGATCTCTACAATTACTACGACACAGACAAACCAGTGCGGTATAAGAACGCCTTGTGCATCTTCGAGCAGCCCACAGGGTTACCCTTACGGAGACACTTCGACAGCACCTACGATGGGGGGTACAAATTCTACGCAGGGGTGGAGAACCAGGTCCTAGTAGTGAGGACCACATCCACCGTCTATAACTATGACTACATCTGGGACTTCATCTTCTATCAGAATGGAGTCATAGAAGTTAAGGTCAGCGCCACGGGATACATTCATGCCACGTTTTTCACCCCCGATGGCCTCCACACTGGAAGTAGGGTCCACAGCAATGTCCTGGGCAACCTGCACACACACTTGGTCAACTATAAGGTGGACCTTGACATTGCAG GGAGAGAAAACATTTTTGAAACTATCGACCTGAATTATGAGAACATCACAAACCCTTGGAGTCCTGATCACTTTATAGTCCAGTCTCGTATGGATCGTGTCCTGAGAAGCAGTGAACGTCAGGCCGCTTTCCGGTTTGGCTCTCCTGCCCCTCGGTATCTAATGTTCCAAAACCCCAACAAGAAGAACAAGTGGGGACATGAGAGGAGCTATAGGATCCAGTACAACTCCCATGGTCACAGCGTGCTGCCCCGGATGTGGGCCGAGGAGAAGGGAGTCTCATGGTCCAG ATACAGCCTGGCCGTGACCCGGCACAGGGAGTCAGAGCAGACCAGCAGCAGCATGTACATCCAGAACGACCCCTGGGACCCTACTGTCTATTTTGAGAACTTTATCCGTAACAATGAGGACATAGTGAACAAG GATCTTGTGGCCTGGGTGACAGTCGGCTTCCTCCACATCCCCCACGCTGAGGACATCCCCAACACCTCCACGCCAGGGAACGCCGTGGGATTCTTTTTGAGACCTTTCAACTTTTTTGACGAGGACCCGTCCGTGGCCTCCAGGAGCACAGTCATCGTGAGACCCGTGGATAAAACCTTCACCAGAGTGAACATCCAGCGATGGTCTCCTGAGGTTGTCGGTCAGTGTGTGACGGACAAACCCTTCAGCTACAATGGGACCTACTTCTCAGACTGA